The Gemmatimonadales bacterium genome window below encodes:
- a CDS encoding FAD-dependent oxidoreductase has product MSAESSELSGPDLAREGVPLDAVADGGMILGHVGDDPVLVARRGEQYFAIGAVCTHYSGPLAEGLVVGETVRCPWHHACFSLRTGEALGAPALNPVASYTLERRNGRLYAGARTLAEPLAQTKSAGRPEPGWNVVILGAGAAGEAAAEMLRRLGFAGRITMVGADPAAPYDRPNLSKDYLAGEASEDWIPLRPREFYDEHGIQLVLGRRAERLDLAARRVVLEGGDALPYDRLLLALGADPVRLDIPGGDLPHVHVLRSLAQCQSIIAAAERARRVVVLGASFIGLEVAASLRHRELEVHVVAPDRRPLERVMGAAIGDFIRQLHESHGVVFHLEHRPARVEPDAVTLDSGERIAANLVVAGVGVRPNLALAEQAGLAMDRGISVDERLETSAPGVFAAGDLARWPDPHTGERIRVEHWVVAQRQGQVAAHNMLGLNRPFEDVPFFWTAQYDVSLRYVGHAERWDDAVVDGDLDARDCAVTFRRGGRRLAVVTLGRDRAALVAAAEMERERA; this is encoded by the coding sequence ATGTCCGCTGAATCCTCAGAGCTTTCCGGCCCCGACCTCGCCCGGGAGGGCGTGCCGCTCGATGCCGTCGCGGATGGCGGGATGATCCTCGGTCACGTGGGTGACGACCCCGTGCTCGTGGCGCGCCGGGGCGAGCAGTACTTCGCCATCGGCGCCGTCTGCACCCACTACAGCGGTCCGCTCGCGGAAGGCCTCGTGGTGGGCGAGACAGTGCGCTGTCCCTGGCACCACGCCTGTTTCAGCCTCCGCACCGGCGAGGCGCTCGGCGCGCCCGCGCTCAACCCGGTGGCGAGCTACACGCTCGAGCGGCGCAACGGCCGCCTCTACGCCGGCGCGCGCACGCTGGCCGAGCCGCTCGCGCAGACGAAGTCTGCCGGCCGGCCCGAGCCCGGATGGAACGTCGTGATCCTTGGTGCCGGCGCCGCGGGCGAAGCCGCGGCCGAGATGCTCCGGCGCCTCGGATTTGCCGGACGGATCACGATGGTGGGCGCCGATCCGGCGGCGCCGTACGATCGGCCCAATCTCTCCAAGGACTATCTCGCCGGCGAGGCATCCGAGGACTGGATTCCGCTCCGCCCGCGCGAGTTCTACGACGAGCACGGCATCCAGCTCGTGCTGGGCCGCCGCGCCGAGCGCCTCGATCTCGCGGCGCGCCGCGTCGTGCTCGAGGGTGGCGATGCGCTGCCGTACGATCGGTTGCTCCTGGCGCTCGGCGCCGATCCGGTGCGGCTCGACATCCCGGGCGGCGACCTGCCGCACGTCCACGTGCTGCGCAGCCTGGCGCAGTGCCAGTCGATCATTGCGGCGGCCGAGCGCGCGAGGCGGGTCGTGGTGCTCGGGGCGAGCTTCATCGGGCTCGAAGTGGCCGCGTCCCTTCGGCACCGGGAGCTCGAGGTGCACGTCGTGGCGCCGGATCGGCGTCCGCTCGAGCGGGTGATGGGCGCCGCGATCGGCGATTTCATCCGGCAACTGCATGAGTCGCACGGCGTGGTGTTTCACCTGGAGCATCGGCCCGCGCGCGTTGAACCGGACGCCGTCACCCTCGACAGCGGCGAGCGGATCGCCGCGAATCTCGTGGTAGCCGGCGTCGGCGTGCGTCCCAACCTGGCGCTCGCCGAGCAGGCGGGGCTCGCGATGGATCGCGGCATCAGTGTCGACGAGCGGCTGGAGACGAGCGCCCCCGGCGTCTTTGCCGCCGGCGATCTCGCGCGCTGGCCCGATCCGCATACCGGCGAGCGCATCCGGGTGGAGCACTGGGTGGTGGCGCAGCGCCAGGGCCAGGTGGCCGCGCACAACATGCTGGGCCTCAACCGGCCGTTCGAGGACGTGCCGTTCTTCTGGACCGCGCAATACGACGTGTCTCTCCGCTACGTGGGCCACGCCGAGCGGTGGGACGACGCGGTGGTGGACGGCGACCTCGACGCGCGCGACTGCGCGGTCACGTTTCGCCGCGGCGGCCGGCGGCTGGCGGTGGTGACGCTCGGCCGGGACCGCGCGGCGCTCGTGGCGGCGGCGGAGATGGAGCGGGAGCGGGCTTAG
- a CDS encoding L-aspartate oxidase yields the protein MSASPLSVAPPLIVGTGIAGLWTAWRLAAEGRAARLVTKEALADSASAWAQGGIAVALGPGDSASQHARDTLAASDGLADPEAVRILTDEGPDRIRELLAMGAVFDRGPDGRFRFGLEAAHSRPRIIHAGGDRTGAALVNLLTRVVRADPLIEILEHTEAKRLIVEDGRVTGVLLVQPGRPAFAVAAPAIVLATGGVGQLYTVTTNPKVATADGWALAHHAGAELRDIEFLQFHPTALKLAGVNPAPLISEAVRGAGATLVDAAGRRFALDADPRGELAPRDVLARAVAAADAAGGAWLDARGVADFAQQFPGISQMLASHGLDASNDLLPVAPALHYAMGGIRTDLEGRSTLRGLWAAGECASTGVHGANRLASNSLLEGLVFADRVARSLPEESAAPTASAPGAHAAVAGEAAADVAPADESYAIRAEMRAVMTADVGLQRSETSLLRAERALEELTRRLARAVPAGDWRTANQLLVAILITSAARGRRESRGGHRRLDYPPKARRANPV from the coding sequence ATGTCGGCATCACCGCTGTCGGTCGCGCCACCGCTCATCGTCGGCACCGGCATCGCGGGGCTGTGGACCGCCTGGCGCCTCGCGGCCGAGGGGCGGGCCGCGCGGCTCGTCACGAAAGAGGCGCTGGCCGACAGCGCGAGCGCATGGGCGCAGGGCGGCATCGCCGTGGCGCTCGGGCCCGGCGACAGCGCGAGCCAGCACGCGCGCGACACGCTCGCCGCGTCCGATGGCTTGGCCGACCCCGAAGCCGTCCGCATCCTCACCGACGAAGGCCCCGACCGGATCCGCGAGCTGCTCGCGATGGGCGCCGTGTTCGACCGCGGGCCCGACGGGCGCTTCCGCTTCGGGCTCGAGGCGGCGCATAGCCGGCCCCGCATCATCCACGCAGGCGGCGACCGCACCGGCGCCGCGCTCGTGAACCTCCTCACCCGCGTCGTCCGCGCCGACCCGCTGATCGAAATTCTGGAGCACACCGAGGCAAAGCGATTGATTGTTGAAGACGGCCGAGTGACGGGCGTGCTGCTGGTGCAGCCCGGCCGGCCCGCGTTCGCGGTGGCCGCGCCAGCGATTGTGCTGGCGACGGGCGGCGTGGGCCAGCTCTATACGGTCACCACCAATCCGAAGGTCGCGACCGCCGACGGCTGGGCGCTCGCGCATCACGCCGGGGCGGAGCTGCGCGACATCGAGTTCCTTCAGTTTCATCCGACCGCGCTCAAGCTCGCGGGAGTGAATCCGGCGCCGCTCATCTCGGAAGCGGTGCGGGGCGCCGGCGCCACTCTGGTGGACGCGGCGGGGCGGCGCTTCGCGCTCGACGCCGATCCCCGCGGCGAGCTGGCACCCCGTGACGTGCTCGCGCGCGCCGTCGCCGCGGCCGATGCGGCGGGCGGCGCCTGGCTCGACGCGCGAGGCGTGGCGGATTTCGCGCAGCAGTTTCCCGGGATCTCGCAGATGCTCGCGAGCCACGGGCTCGACGCCTCCAACGACCTGCTGCCGGTGGCACCAGCGCTGCACTACGCGATGGGCGGCATCCGCACGGATCTCGAGGGCCGCTCCACGTTGCGGGGCCTCTGGGCCGCCGGCGAATGCGCGTCGACCGGCGTGCACGGTGCCAACCGGCTCGCATCGAACTCGCTGCTCGAGGGGCTCGTGTTCGCCGATCGGGTGGCGCGCTCGCTGCCGGAAGAGAGCGCCGCCCCAACCGCTTCGGCCCCCGGCGCTCACGCCGCGGTGGCGGGTGAAGCTGCCGCCGATGTGGCGCCGGCGGACGAGAGCTACGCCATCCGGGCCGAGATGCGTGCCGTCATGACGGCGGACGTGGGGCTCCAGCGAAGTGAGACATCGCTGCTCCGGGCCGAGCGCGCGCTGGAGGAGCTCACGCGGCGCCTTGCGCGCGCGGTGCCCGCGGGCGACTGGCGCACGGCGAACCAGCTCCTCGTCGCCATTCTGATCACCAGTGCGGCACGCGGCCGTCGCGAGAGCCGGGGCGGCCATCGCCGGCTCGATTACCCTCCCAAGGCTCGCCGGGCGAATCCGGTCTGA
- a CDS encoding LptF/LptG family permease encodes MIGRLLDRYILGQWLKIFALTALGFPLVSIVINVTDSLNKLLDRGLTLHQIALSYVYSVPENMFLVMPAAVLFATVFTVGAMARHAELTAAKAGGQSFHRLILPLVIASIGAAALGIVVGELAPGSTAHELRIQKAQPQGAVSSRYNFVYRADEGWVYTIRSLDLASGRITGLLFERQGTGLEYPSLILTADSGTYDPEAHQWRLWDGASRAIAAPDRQAAYRFHTMQLRAFTQTPAELLAEAKAPDEMRYAELGRYIEALKRSGNDANKLVAEQALKLAIPVTCFIIAIFGAPLAITSPRAGTAFGIAVSLATTVLFLLLMQIAKAVGAGGLIDPVAAAWIPNAAFLLIGLGLLVRART; translated from the coding sequence GTGATCGGCCGGCTGCTCGACCGCTACATCCTGGGCCAGTGGCTCAAGATCTTCGCGCTCACGGCGCTGGGCTTTCCGCTGGTCTCGATCGTCATCAACGTCACCGACTCGCTCAACAAGCTGCTCGATCGCGGCCTCACCCTGCACCAGATTGCGCTGAGCTACGTGTACTCGGTGCCGGAGAACATGTTTCTGGTGATGCCTGCGGCCGTGCTCTTCGCCACGGTGTTTACCGTGGGCGCGATGGCCCGGCACGCCGAGCTCACTGCGGCCAAGGCTGGCGGGCAGAGCTTTCACCGGCTGATCCTGCCGCTCGTCATCGCATCGATCGGCGCCGCCGCCCTCGGCATCGTGGTGGGCGAGCTGGCACCCGGGTCCACCGCGCATGAGCTGCGGATCCAGAAGGCGCAGCCGCAAGGGGCGGTATCGTCGCGCTACAACTTCGTGTACCGGGCCGACGAGGGCTGGGTGTACACCATTCGCTCGCTTGACCTCGCGAGCGGGCGGATCACCGGGCTCCTGTTCGAGCGGCAGGGCACCGGGCTCGAGTACCCTTCGCTCATTCTCACGGCGGACAGCGGGACCTACGACCCAGAGGCGCACCAATGGCGCCTCTGGGACGGCGCGAGCCGCGCCATCGCGGCTCCCGACCGGCAGGCCGCCTACCGCTTCCATACCATGCAGCTCCGCGCATTCACCCAGACACCCGCTGAGCTCCTCGCCGAGGCAAAAGCACCCGACGAGATGCGCTACGCCGAGCTCGGCCGCTACATCGAGGCGCTCAAGCGCTCCGGGAACGACGCCAACAAGCTGGTGGCGGAGCAGGCGCTCAAGCTCGCGATCCCGGTGACCTGCTTTATCATCGCGATTTTCGGCGCTCCGCTCGCCATCACCTCGCCGCGCGCGGGGACGGCGTTCGGGATCGCGGTGAGCCTCGCGACGACGGTGCTGTTCCTCCTGCTCATGCAGATCGCCAAGGCGGTAGGGGCCGGGGGACTGATTGATCCCGTGGCGGCGGCATGGATTCCGAACGCGGCGTTTCTGCTGATCGGGCTCGGGCTGCTGGTGCGGGCGCGGACCTAA